Proteins from a single region of Rhinatrema bivittatum chromosome 13, aRhiBiv1.1, whole genome shotgun sequence:
- the PGA3 gene encoding pepsin A-3, which translates to MKWLVLLALVALSECLVKVPLRRGKSLRQNLKEHGLLADYLRRHQYNPATKYFPSLAQVSNQPLENYMDIEYFGTIGIGTPPQTFTVIFDTGSANLWVPSVYCSSSACSNHNKFNPQQSSTYRSTSTSVSIAYGTGSMTGFLGYDTVQVGGIEDTNQIFGLSQTEPGSFLYYSPFDGILGLAYPNIAASGATPVFDNLWNQGLVPQDLFSVYLSSDDQSGSVVIFGGIDSSYYSGNLNWVPVSSEGYWQITVDSISMNGQVIACSGSCQAIVDTGTSMLTGPSNPIANIQNYIGATENSNGEYMINCNNINSMPEIIFTINGIQFPLPASAYVSQTQSGCTSGFQSMNLPTSSGELWILGDVFIRQYFVVFDRGNNQVGMAPVA; encoded by the exons ATGAAGTGGCTGGTGCTTCTGGCATTAGTGGCACTTTCAGAGTGTTTGGTGAA AGTTCCCCTGAGACGAGGGAAATCTCTGAGACAGAACCTGAAAGAACATGGCCTGTTGGCGGATTACCTCAGGAGGCATCAATATAACCCAGCCACCAAGTACTTCCCCAGCCTAGCACAAGTATCCAACCAGCCACTTGAGAACTACATGGAT ATTGAGTACTTTGGAACGATCGGTATTGGCACCCCACCCCAGACTTTCACTGTGATCTTTGATACTGGCTCGGCCAACCTCTGGGTCCCATCTGTCTACTGCTCCAGCTCAGCCTGCT CAAACCACAACAAGTTCAACCCTCAGCAATCTTCCACCTACCGGTCAACCAGTACTAGTGTTTCTATTGCGTATGGCACCGGGAGCATGACGGGATTCCTGGGGTACGACACTGTGCAG GTTGGCGGCATTGAGGACACCAACCAGATCTTCGGCCTGAGCCAGACTGAGCCTGGCTCCTTCCTCTACTATTCTCCCTTTGATGGAATCCTGGGTCTGGCTTACCCGAACATTGCTGCCTCGGGAGCCACTCCCGTCTTTGACAACTTGTGGAACCAGGGCCTAGTGCCACAGGACCTCTTTTCTGTCTACTTGAGCTC TGATGACCAGAGTGGCAGTGTGGTTATCTTTGGTGGAATTGACTCATCATACTACAGTGGAAACCTTAACTGGGTGCCTGTCTCATCTGAAGGATACTGGCAGATTACCGTGGACAG CATCAGCATGAATGGACAGGTCATTGCTTGCAGTGGTAGCTGCCAGGCTATTGTGGACACTGGAACCTCTATGCTTACTGGTCCATCCAATCCCATCGCTAATATCCAGAACTACATTGGAGCCACAGAGAACTCTAATGGAGAG TACATGATCAACTGTAACAACATCAACAGCATGCCCGAGATCATCTTCACCATCAATGGCATCCAGTTCCCCCTGCCAGCCAGCGCTTATGTTAGTCAG aCCCAGAGTGGATGTACCAGTGGCTTCCAGTCCATGAACCTGCCCACTTCCTCTGGGGAACTCTGGATTTTGGGTGATGTCTTCATCAGACAATATTTTGTAGTTTTTGACAGAGGAAACAATCAGGTTGGCATGGCCCCCGTCGCTTAA
- the ADAT3 gene encoding probable inactive tRNA-specific adenosine deaminase-like protein 3 isoform X1, whose product MKEHMPPSQEDEGSPAEPKCKRRRSSESCSWDILPVLSEEESQRITLLQAYAAPVLSKKETSRLVREVSAVHSLKSLQHLKRVRACKDRGSPHPLEMLLCLALAKEKGHVPSLSELLPEGQVNSCGLGQPFLVLVPSCPPLTRPQFQEASAHWPTSFHENKEVTKALTGQQFSREEKARMQRYMEQAIEVAQQGAERGNEAVGAVFVDPATEEVLAMGHDCRKSNNPLLHATMVCIDLVAHRQGGGAYNFDSYPSCSFVASVKGNSGTGAADLFDDAGSSVLPYICTGYDLYITREPCIMCAMALVHSRIQRVFYGTPSPDGALGTRYKIHTQKDLNHHFQVFRGILEEQCQQLREKWH is encoded by the coding sequence AGCACATGCCACCATCTCAAGAAGATGAAGGAAGTCCAGCCGAACCAAAATGCAAGCGTCGGAGATCCTCGGAGTCCTGCTCCTGGGACATCCTGCCAGTGCTTTCTGAGGAAGAGTCACAGAGAATCACGTTGCTGCAGGCATATGCAGCTCCGGTCCTCAGCAAGAAAGAAACCTCTCGCCTGGTGAGAGAGGTGTCAGCCGTACACTCTCTGAAGAGTCTCCAGCATCTCAAGAGGGTTCGAGCGTGTAAGGACAGAGGAAGTCCTCATCCCCTGGAAATGCTGCTGTGTCTAGCACTAGCTAAGGAGAAAGGACATGTGCCATCCCTCTCTGAGTTGCTTCCTGAGGGACAGGTGAATTCCTGTGGCCTGGGGCAACCCTTCCTGGTGCTGGTTCCATCTTGTCCTCCACTGACTAGGCCACAGTTTCAAGAGGCCAGCGCCCACTGGCCAACATCTTTTCATGAGAACAAGGAAGTGACTAAGGCTCTTACGGGACAGCAGTTCTCCAGGGAGGAGAAGGCTAGGATGCAGAGGTATATGGAACAAGCCATTGAGGTTGCCCAGCAAGGGGCAGAGAGAGGgaatgaggcagttggagctgtttTTGTGGATCCAGCCACTGAGGAGGTTCTAGCCATGGGTCATGACTGCAGGAAGAGCAATAATCCATTGCTTCATGCCACCATGGTGTGCATTGATCTCGTGGCtcacagacagggaggagggGCATACAACTTTGATTCCTacccctcctgctcctttgttgCTTCAGTGAAGGGGAACTCTGGAACGGGTGCAGCAGATCTGTTTGATGATGCTGGTAGCAGTGTCTTACCTTATATCTGCACAGGGTATGACCTGTACATTACCAGGGAGCCATGCATTATGTGTGCCATGGCACTGGTGCATTCAAGGATCCAGCGTGTCTTCTATGGGACGCCATCACCGGATGGGGCACTGGGGACCAGATATAAGATTCATACCCAGAAGGATCTGAACCATCACTTTCAGGTGTTCCGAGGCATCCTGGAGGAGCAGTGTCAGCAATTGAGGGAGAAATGGCATTGA
- the ADAT3 gene encoding probable inactive tRNA-specific adenosine deaminase-like protein 3 isoform X2, whose translation MPPSQEDEGSPAEPKCKRRRSSESCSWDILPVLSEEESQRITLLQAYAAPVLSKKETSRLVREVSAVHSLKSLQHLKRVRACKDRGSPHPLEMLLCLALAKEKGHVPSLSELLPEGQVNSCGLGQPFLVLVPSCPPLTRPQFQEASAHWPTSFHENKEVTKALTGQQFSREEKARMQRYMEQAIEVAQQGAERGNEAVGAVFVDPATEEVLAMGHDCRKSNNPLLHATMVCIDLVAHRQGGGAYNFDSYPSCSFVASVKGNSGTGAADLFDDAGSSVLPYICTGYDLYITREPCIMCAMALVHSRIQRVFYGTPSPDGALGTRYKIHTQKDLNHHFQVFRGILEEQCQQLREKWH comes from the coding sequence ATGCCACCATCTCAAGAAGATGAAGGAAGTCCAGCCGAACCAAAATGCAAGCGTCGGAGATCCTCGGAGTCCTGCTCCTGGGACATCCTGCCAGTGCTTTCTGAGGAAGAGTCACAGAGAATCACGTTGCTGCAGGCATATGCAGCTCCGGTCCTCAGCAAGAAAGAAACCTCTCGCCTGGTGAGAGAGGTGTCAGCCGTACACTCTCTGAAGAGTCTCCAGCATCTCAAGAGGGTTCGAGCGTGTAAGGACAGAGGAAGTCCTCATCCCCTGGAAATGCTGCTGTGTCTAGCACTAGCTAAGGAGAAAGGACATGTGCCATCCCTCTCTGAGTTGCTTCCTGAGGGACAGGTGAATTCCTGTGGCCTGGGGCAACCCTTCCTGGTGCTGGTTCCATCTTGTCCTCCACTGACTAGGCCACAGTTTCAAGAGGCCAGCGCCCACTGGCCAACATCTTTTCATGAGAACAAGGAAGTGACTAAGGCTCTTACGGGACAGCAGTTCTCCAGGGAGGAGAAGGCTAGGATGCAGAGGTATATGGAACAAGCCATTGAGGTTGCCCAGCAAGGGGCAGAGAGAGGgaatgaggcagttggagctgtttTTGTGGATCCAGCCACTGAGGAGGTTCTAGCCATGGGTCATGACTGCAGGAAGAGCAATAATCCATTGCTTCATGCCACCATGGTGTGCATTGATCTCGTGGCtcacagacagggaggagggGCATACAACTTTGATTCCTacccctcctgctcctttgttgCTTCAGTGAAGGGGAACTCTGGAACGGGTGCAGCAGATCTGTTTGATGATGCTGGTAGCAGTGTCTTACCTTATATCTGCACAGGGTATGACCTGTACATTACCAGGGAGCCATGCATTATGTGTGCCATGGCACTGGTGCATTCAAGGATCCAGCGTGTCTTCTATGGGACGCCATCACCGGATGGGGCACTGGGGACCAGATATAAGATTCATACCCAGAAGGATCTGAACCATCACTTTCAGGTGTTCCGAGGCATCCTGGAGGAGCAGTGTCAGCAATTGAGGGAGAAATGGCATTGA